One genomic region from Rosa rugosa chromosome 1, drRosRugo1.1, whole genome shotgun sequence encodes:
- the LOC133724813 gene encoding uncharacterized protein LOC133724813, with product MKNGIVSIYSWTFPSLDCPSVLCPFSNEAIMHYCMTNCQTKQEPRAQGNRNNSGKELWSRLLWSSLLLPHYFHFLIFSPSLPPYTKHHITNKPIDILLPLPDLDSYRLPHFLLSPLLLFLIMEESKSKQRKQENPHVVVKKEEEEVLYSKKKKLQVVGGSGSGSVKNQNLNQMMRCCQADKCTADLSDAKLYHRRHKVCDHHSKAPVVLLAGISQRFCQQCSRFHELSEFDDTKRSCRRRLAGHNERRRKNSLESYAEGSSRKGTSTQSCGKVDDMGSGRIQINIQENSTCKHFQIR from the exons atgaaaaatggtatTGTATCCATTTATTCTTGGACATTCCCATCCCTTGACTGTCCCAGTGTCCTGTGTCCCTTCTCAAATGAAGCCATCATGCATTATTGTATGACAAACTGTCAAACTAAACAAGAGCCAAGAGCCCAAGGCAACAGAAACAACTCAGGAAAAGAATTATGGAGCAGATTGCTGTGGTCCTCACTACTCTTGCCtcattactttcactttttaatCTTCTCTCCTTCCCTTCCCCCCTATACAAAACACCACATCACTAACAAACCCATTGAtatccttcttcctcttcctgatCTTGATAGCTACAGACTACCTCATTTTCTCTTGTCTCCCTTGCTACTCTTTCTAATCATGGAAGAGAGTAAAAGCAAGCAGAGGAAGCAGGAGAACCCCCATGTGGTggtgaagaaggaggaggaggaggttctgtacagtaagaagaagaaattacaaGTTGTGGGTGGAAGTGGAAGTGGATCTGTGAAGAACCAGAACCTGAACCAGATGATGAGATGTTGTCAGGCTGACAAGTGTACAGCTGATCTGAGTGATGCAAAGCTCTACCATAGAAGGCATAAGGTGTGTGACCATCATTCTAAGGCTCCAGTTGTGCTTTTGGCTGGGATCAGCCAAAGATTTTGCCAGCAATGCAGCAg ATTTCATGAGCTATCAGAATTCGATGACACCAAGCGGAGTTGTCGGAGGCGCTTGGCTGGCCACAATGAACGGCGAAGGAAGAATTCCTTGGAGTCTTATGCAGAAGGCTCAAGCCGCAAAGGGACTAGTACTCAGTCATGTGGGAAGGTTGATGACATGGGATCCGGAAGAATTCAGATCAACATCCAAGAAAACTCGACTTGCAAGCATTTCCAGATCAGATAA